The following coding sequences lie in one Drosophila sulfurigaster albostrigata strain 15112-1811.04 chromosome 2R, ASM2355843v2, whole genome shotgun sequence genomic window:
- the LOC133839052 gene encoding probable serine/threonine-protein kinase tsuA isoform X5 — MTTTTQTQEINTNGNDHQHVANAVATATATAVTATSTTNSSTTVNAMPKNVGAMGVAGTQRAAEAAAKRKKLKSRSATTATAATIAGTRAATAAATATLPLNKQKSSSSTNGSTREQYSKDHLDAWLENCLRDATNAQLSSSSEFLDFNPTTTANKSLFVAQAAAVQQQQQQQQQQQQQQQQQQQQQQQQFLMRSQSQPYNMGAAPPFSLGIQRHTQPPLSYRYPMLFPAQTNGYGMSFGLPAMHADGGQDFASLPPLVNMMGGFGAGSEQDQNSTDVLDGSGSNPNISRGFRFSDPCLLNPSDNDSKLSGQNTPECRNGNASGNGTTNGNGDLEHQNKFFAALMEQINILHETNSKICRNLHETKVSKNWLKT; from the exons ATGACAACCACAACGCAGACGCAAGAGATTAATACGAATGGCAACGACCATCAGCATGTGGCaaatgcagttgcaactgcaactgcaacagccgtcacagcaacaagcacaacGAACTCCAGCACGACGGTCAACGCAATGCCAAAGAATGTGGGCGCCATGGGCGTGGCAGGCACACAACGAG CTGCGGAAGCCGCCGCCAAGCGCAAGAAGCTAAAATCACGcagtgcaacaacagcgacagcggcaacaatTGCTGGAActagagcagcaacagcagcagcaaccgcaacgTTGCCATTGAACAAGcaaaagagcagcagcagtacaAATGGAAGCACTCGAGAGCAGTATTCCAAGGATCATTTAGATGCATGGCTGGAGAATTGCCTGAGGGATGCAACGAATGCACAGCTCTCGTCATCATCAGAGTTTCTCGACTTTAATCCAACAACGACTGCCAACAAATCGCTGTTCGTAgcccaagcagcagcagtacagcagcaacaacagcagcaacaacaacagcagcaacaacaacagcagcaacaacagcagcaacaacagcaatttctCATGCGTTCGCAATCGCAGCCGTATAATATGGGCGCGGCACCGCCCTTTAGCCTGGGCATACAACGC CACACGCAGCCGCCGCTTAGCTATCGCTACCCGATGCTGTTTCCGGCCCAAACCAATGGCTATGGCATGAGCTTCGGACTGCCGGCCATGCATGCGGATGGGGGTCAGGATTTCGCCAGTTTGCCGCCGCTGGTCAACATGATGGGAGGCTTTGGCGCTGGCTCCGAGCAAGATCAAAACTCGACGGATGTGCTcgatggcagcggcagcaatcCCAACATTAGTCGAGG CTTTCGGTTTAGTGATCCCTGTCTGCTGAATCCCTCGGATAATGACTCGAAGCTGAGTGGCCAAAATACACCAGAATGTCGCAATGGCAACGCCTCGGGCAATGGCACCACAAATGGCAACGGGGATCTGGAGCATCAGAACAAGTTTTTTGCCGCGCTGATGGAGCAGATAAACATATTGCACGAAACGAATTCGAAGATTTGTCGCAATCTGCACGAGACAAAAG TCTCGAAAAATTGGTTAAAGACCTAA
- the LOC133839052 gene encoding ras-interacting protein RIP3 isoform X1, which yields MTTTTQTQEINTNGNDHQHVANAVATATATAVTATSTTNSSTTVNAMPKNVGAMGVAGTQRAAEAAAKRKKLKSRSATTATAATIAGTRAATAAATATLPLNKQKSSSSTNGSTREQYSKDHLDAWLENCLRDATNAQLSSSSEFLDFNPTTTANKSLFVAQAAAVQQQQQQQQQQQQQQQQQQQQQQQQFLMRSQSQPYNMGAAPPFSLGIQRHTQPPLSYRYPMLFPAQTNGYGMSFGLPAMHADGGQDFASLPPLVNMMGGFGAGSEQDQNSTDVLDGSGSNPNISRGFRFSDPCLLNPSDNDSKLSGQNTPECRNGNASGNGTTNGNGDLEHQNKFFAALMEQINILHETNSKICRNLHETKVDIEALKHAPSGQLWAGGGGMRHRRDSLSGLSTQSQPLVFGGGGFGGTHSPAPTFHSGAYTPGMMTDVVREVKEAARVREDAMLNRVKSMVEERQWSMNEGNVRTLRDIDELKSHVMQLRLERKDTNKRLNHLEAENKYLRQALASLYNQRQLSQHDIIYENDRARSARKAPLPFPNGAARRSQSLNLHYGTVHQAPAQATQSLDEDDEVELEDDDNEQLTGTLKRLSSSSNESRTNGTTKQMPQQPQQQLQSPPKFALITEQQQVAIAAATAQPPPLLPRKKEHAQLKRELSEATSARKEANQRIIALEKLVKDLSAQVASSQTNWNPNTTTTTTTTATATINKLSVAGGPITDL from the exons ATGACAACCACAACGCAGACGCAAGAGATTAATACGAATGGCAACGACCATCAGCATGTGGCaaatgcagttgcaactgcaactgcaacagccgtcacagcaacaagcacaacGAACTCCAGCACGACGGTCAACGCAATGCCAAAGAATGTGGGCGCCATGGGCGTGGCAGGCACACAACGAG CTGCGGAAGCCGCCGCCAAGCGCAAGAAGCTAAAATCACGcagtgcaacaacagcgacagcggcaacaatTGCTGGAActagagcagcaacagcagcagcaaccgcaacgTTGCCATTGAACAAGcaaaagagcagcagcagtacaAATGGAAGCACTCGAGAGCAGTATTCCAAGGATCATTTAGATGCATGGCTGGAGAATTGCCTGAGGGATGCAACGAATGCACAGCTCTCGTCATCATCAGAGTTTCTCGACTTTAATCCAACAACGACTGCCAACAAATCGCTGTTCGTAgcccaagcagcagcagtacagcagcaacaacagcagcaacaacaacagcagcaacaacaacagcagcaacaacagcagcaacaacagcaatttctCATGCGTTCGCAATCGCAGCCGTATAATATGGGCGCGGCACCGCCCTTTAGCCTGGGCATACAACGC CACACGCAGCCGCCGCTTAGCTATCGCTACCCGATGCTGTTTCCGGCCCAAACCAATGGCTATGGCATGAGCTTCGGACTGCCGGCCATGCATGCGGATGGGGGTCAGGATTTCGCCAGTTTGCCGCCGCTGGTCAACATGATGGGAGGCTTTGGCGCTGGCTCCGAGCAAGATCAAAACTCGACGGATGTGCTcgatggcagcggcagcaatcCCAACATTAGTCGAGG CTTTCGGTTTAGTGATCCCTGTCTGCTGAATCCCTCGGATAATGACTCGAAGCTGAGTGGCCAAAATACACCAGAATGTCGCAATGGCAACGCCTCGGGCAATGGCACCACAAATGGCAACGGGGATCTGGAGCATCAGAACAAGTTTTTTGCCGCGCTGATGGAGCAGATAAACATATTGCACGAAACGAATTCGAAGATTTGTCGCAATCTGCACGAGACAAAAG tcgATATTGAAGCTTTGAAGCACGCTCCCAGTGGCCAGCTGTGGGCTGGAGGCGGGGGCATGCGTCACCGTAGAGATAGCTTGAGCGGATTAAGCACACAAAGTCAACCCTTGGTATTTGGCGGCGGCGGATTCGGTGGCACACACAGTCCAGCGCCCACCTTTCATTCAG gTGCCTACACGCCCGGCATGATGACGGATGTGGTGCGTGAGGTGAAGGAAGCGGCGCGCGTGCGTGAAGATGCCATGCTCAATCG TGTCAAATCAATGGTGGAGGAGCGTCAGTGGTCAATGAATGAGGGCAATGTGCGCACTCTACGTGATATCGATGAGCTGAAG TCACATGTGATGCAGCTGCGTCTGGAGCGCAAGGACACGAACAAGCGTCTCAATCATCTCGAGGCGGAGAACAAATATCTGCGTCAGGCTTTGGCCAGCTTGTACAACCAGCGGCAGTTGTCGCAGCATGACATCATCTACGAGAATGATCGCGCACGTAGCGCTCGCAAGGCACCGCTGCCATTCCCGAATGGCGCCGCACGACGCTCTCAATCCTTGAATCTCCACTATGGCACTGTGCATCAGGCACCGGCGCAGGCAACGCAATCGCTGGACGAGGACGATGAAGTGGAGCTGGAGGATGACGATAACGAGCAGTTGACCGGCACGCTTAAACGCTTGTCCAGCTCCAGCAATGAATCCCGCACCAATGGTaccacaaaacaaatgccgcagcagccgcaacagcagctacaaaGCCCGCCCAAGTTTGCGCTAATCacggagcagcagcaggtggcaattgcagcagcaacagcgcagccgccgccgctgtTGCCGCGCAAAAAGGAGCATGCACAACTGAAGCGGGAACTTAGCGAAGCGACCAGCGCACGTAAGGAGGCCAATCAGCGTATCATAGC TCTCGAAAAATTGGTTAAAGACCTAAGCGCCCAGGTGGCCAGCAGCCAAACAAATTGGAATCCAAatacaacaaccacaacaactacaacagcaacagcgacgatTAACAAACTCAGCGTCGCCGGCGGACCAATTACGGACTTATAG
- the LOC133839052 gene encoding uncharacterized protein LOC133839052 isoform X3 — MTTTTQTQEINTNGNDHQHVANAVATATATAVTATSTTNSSTTVNAMPKNVGAMGVAGTQRAAEAAAKRKKLKSRSATTATAATIAGTRAATAAATATLPLNKQKSSSSTNGSTREQYSKDHLDAWLENCLRDATNAQLSSSSEFLDFNPTTTANKSLFVAQAAAVQQQQQQQQQQQQQQQQQQQQQQQQFLMRSQSQPYNMGAAPPFSLGIQRHTQPPLSYRYPMLFPAQTNGYGMSFGLPAMHADGGQDFASLPPLVNMMGGFGAGSEQDQNSTDVLDGSGSNPNISRGFRFSDPCLLNPSDNDSKLSGQNTPECRNGNASGNGTTNGNGDLEHQNKFFAALMEQINILHETNSKICRNLHETKGAYTPGMMTDVVREVKEAARVREDAMLNRVKSMVEERQWSMNEGNVRTLRDIDELKSHVMQLRLERKDTNKRLNHLEAENKYLRQALASLYNQRQLSQHDIIYENDRARSARKAPLPFPNGAARRSQSLNLHYGTVHQAPAQATQSLDEDDEVELEDDDNEQLTGTLKRLSSSSNESRTNGTTKQMPQQPQQQLQSPPKFALITEQQQVAIAAATAQPPPLLPRKKEHAQLKRELSEATSARKEANQRIIALEKLVKDLSAQVASSQTNWNPNTTTTTTTTATATINKLSVAGGPITDL; from the exons ATGACAACCACAACGCAGACGCAAGAGATTAATACGAATGGCAACGACCATCAGCATGTGGCaaatgcagttgcaactgcaactgcaacagccgtcacagcaacaagcacaacGAACTCCAGCACGACGGTCAACGCAATGCCAAAGAATGTGGGCGCCATGGGCGTGGCAGGCACACAACGAG CTGCGGAAGCCGCCGCCAAGCGCAAGAAGCTAAAATCACGcagtgcaacaacagcgacagcggcaacaatTGCTGGAActagagcagcaacagcagcagcaaccgcaacgTTGCCATTGAACAAGcaaaagagcagcagcagtacaAATGGAAGCACTCGAGAGCAGTATTCCAAGGATCATTTAGATGCATGGCTGGAGAATTGCCTGAGGGATGCAACGAATGCACAGCTCTCGTCATCATCAGAGTTTCTCGACTTTAATCCAACAACGACTGCCAACAAATCGCTGTTCGTAgcccaagcagcagcagtacagcagcaacaacagcagcaacaacaacagcagcaacaacaacagcagcaacaacagcagcaacaacagcaatttctCATGCGTTCGCAATCGCAGCCGTATAATATGGGCGCGGCACCGCCCTTTAGCCTGGGCATACAACGC CACACGCAGCCGCCGCTTAGCTATCGCTACCCGATGCTGTTTCCGGCCCAAACCAATGGCTATGGCATGAGCTTCGGACTGCCGGCCATGCATGCGGATGGGGGTCAGGATTTCGCCAGTTTGCCGCCGCTGGTCAACATGATGGGAGGCTTTGGCGCTGGCTCCGAGCAAGATCAAAACTCGACGGATGTGCTcgatggcagcggcagcaatcCCAACATTAGTCGAGG CTTTCGGTTTAGTGATCCCTGTCTGCTGAATCCCTCGGATAATGACTCGAAGCTGAGTGGCCAAAATACACCAGAATGTCGCAATGGCAACGCCTCGGGCAATGGCACCACAAATGGCAACGGGGATCTGGAGCATCAGAACAAGTTTTTTGCCGCGCTGATGGAGCAGATAAACATATTGCACGAAACGAATTCGAAGATTTGTCGCAATCTGCACGAGACAAAAG gTGCCTACACGCCCGGCATGATGACGGATGTGGTGCGTGAGGTGAAGGAAGCGGCGCGCGTGCGTGAAGATGCCATGCTCAATCG TGTCAAATCAATGGTGGAGGAGCGTCAGTGGTCAATGAATGAGGGCAATGTGCGCACTCTACGTGATATCGATGAGCTGAAG TCACATGTGATGCAGCTGCGTCTGGAGCGCAAGGACACGAACAAGCGTCTCAATCATCTCGAGGCGGAGAACAAATATCTGCGTCAGGCTTTGGCCAGCTTGTACAACCAGCGGCAGTTGTCGCAGCATGACATCATCTACGAGAATGATCGCGCACGTAGCGCTCGCAAGGCACCGCTGCCATTCCCGAATGGCGCCGCACGACGCTCTCAATCCTTGAATCTCCACTATGGCACTGTGCATCAGGCACCGGCGCAGGCAACGCAATCGCTGGACGAGGACGATGAAGTGGAGCTGGAGGATGACGATAACGAGCAGTTGACCGGCACGCTTAAACGCTTGTCCAGCTCCAGCAATGAATCCCGCACCAATGGTaccacaaaacaaatgccgcagcagccgcaacagcagctacaaaGCCCGCCCAAGTTTGCGCTAATCacggagcagcagcaggtggcaattgcagcagcaacagcgcagccgccgccgctgtTGCCGCGCAAAAAGGAGCATGCACAACTGAAGCGGGAACTTAGCGAAGCGACCAGCGCACGTAAGGAGGCCAATCAGCGTATCATAGC TCTCGAAAAATTGGTTAAAGACCTAAGCGCCCAGGTGGCCAGCAGCCAAACAAATTGGAATCCAAatacaacaaccacaacaactacaacagcaacagcgacgatTAACAAACTCAGCGTCGCCGGCGGACCAATTACGGACTTATAG
- the LOC133839052 gene encoding ras-interacting protein RIP3 isoform X2 — MTTTTQTQEINTNGNDHQHVANAVATATATAVTATSTTNSSTTVNAMPKNVGAMGVAGTQRAAEAAAKRKKLKSRSATTATAATIAGTRAATAAATATLPLNKQKSSSSTNGSTREQYSKDHLDAWLENCLRDATNAQLSSSSEFLDFNPTTTANKSLFVAQAAAVQQQQQQQQQQQQQQQQQQQQQQQQFLMRSQSQPYNMGAAPPFSLGIQRHTQPPLSYRYPMLFPAQTNGYGMSFGLPAMHADGGQDFASLPPLVNMMGGFGAGSEQDQNSTDVLDGSGSNPNISRGFRFSDPCLLNPSDNDSKLSGQNTPECRNGNASGNGTTNGNGDLEHQNKFFAALMEQINILHETNSKICRNLHETKVDIEALKHAPSGQLWAGGGGMRHRRDSLSGLSTQSQPLVFGGGGFGGTHSPAPTFHSGAYTPGMMTDVVREVKEAARVREDAMLNRVKSMVEERQWSMNEGNVRTLRDIDELKSHVMQLRLERKDTNKRLNHLEAENKYLRQALASLYNQRQLSQHDIIYENDRARSARKAPLPFPNGAARRSQSLNLHYGTVHQAPAQATQSLDEDDEVELEDDDNEQLTGTLKRLSSSSNESRTNGTTKQMPQQPQQQLQSPPKFALITEQQQVAIAAATAQPPPLLPRKKEHAQLKRELSEATSALSKNWLKT; from the exons ATGACAACCACAACGCAGACGCAAGAGATTAATACGAATGGCAACGACCATCAGCATGTGGCaaatgcagttgcaactgcaactgcaacagccgtcacagcaacaagcacaacGAACTCCAGCACGACGGTCAACGCAATGCCAAAGAATGTGGGCGCCATGGGCGTGGCAGGCACACAACGAG CTGCGGAAGCCGCCGCCAAGCGCAAGAAGCTAAAATCACGcagtgcaacaacagcgacagcggcaacaatTGCTGGAActagagcagcaacagcagcagcaaccgcaacgTTGCCATTGAACAAGcaaaagagcagcagcagtacaAATGGAAGCACTCGAGAGCAGTATTCCAAGGATCATTTAGATGCATGGCTGGAGAATTGCCTGAGGGATGCAACGAATGCACAGCTCTCGTCATCATCAGAGTTTCTCGACTTTAATCCAACAACGACTGCCAACAAATCGCTGTTCGTAgcccaagcagcagcagtacagcagcaacaacagcagcaacaacaacagcagcaacaacaacagcagcaacaacagcagcaacaacagcaatttctCATGCGTTCGCAATCGCAGCCGTATAATATGGGCGCGGCACCGCCCTTTAGCCTGGGCATACAACGC CACACGCAGCCGCCGCTTAGCTATCGCTACCCGATGCTGTTTCCGGCCCAAACCAATGGCTATGGCATGAGCTTCGGACTGCCGGCCATGCATGCGGATGGGGGTCAGGATTTCGCCAGTTTGCCGCCGCTGGTCAACATGATGGGAGGCTTTGGCGCTGGCTCCGAGCAAGATCAAAACTCGACGGATGTGCTcgatggcagcggcagcaatcCCAACATTAGTCGAGG CTTTCGGTTTAGTGATCCCTGTCTGCTGAATCCCTCGGATAATGACTCGAAGCTGAGTGGCCAAAATACACCAGAATGTCGCAATGGCAACGCCTCGGGCAATGGCACCACAAATGGCAACGGGGATCTGGAGCATCAGAACAAGTTTTTTGCCGCGCTGATGGAGCAGATAAACATATTGCACGAAACGAATTCGAAGATTTGTCGCAATCTGCACGAGACAAAAG tcgATATTGAAGCTTTGAAGCACGCTCCCAGTGGCCAGCTGTGGGCTGGAGGCGGGGGCATGCGTCACCGTAGAGATAGCTTGAGCGGATTAAGCACACAAAGTCAACCCTTGGTATTTGGCGGCGGCGGATTCGGTGGCACACACAGTCCAGCGCCCACCTTTCATTCAG gTGCCTACACGCCCGGCATGATGACGGATGTGGTGCGTGAGGTGAAGGAAGCGGCGCGCGTGCGTGAAGATGCCATGCTCAATCG TGTCAAATCAATGGTGGAGGAGCGTCAGTGGTCAATGAATGAGGGCAATGTGCGCACTCTACGTGATATCGATGAGCTGAAG TCACATGTGATGCAGCTGCGTCTGGAGCGCAAGGACACGAACAAGCGTCTCAATCATCTCGAGGCGGAGAACAAATATCTGCGTCAGGCTTTGGCCAGCTTGTACAACCAGCGGCAGTTGTCGCAGCATGACATCATCTACGAGAATGATCGCGCACGTAGCGCTCGCAAGGCACCGCTGCCATTCCCGAATGGCGCCGCACGACGCTCTCAATCCTTGAATCTCCACTATGGCACTGTGCATCAGGCACCGGCGCAGGCAACGCAATCGCTGGACGAGGACGATGAAGTGGAGCTGGAGGATGACGATAACGAGCAGTTGACCGGCACGCTTAAACGCTTGTCCAGCTCCAGCAATGAATCCCGCACCAATGGTaccacaaaacaaatgccgcagcagccgcaacagcagctacaaaGCCCGCCCAAGTTTGCGCTAATCacggagcagcagcaggtggcaattgcagcagcaacagcgcagccgccgccgctgtTGCCGCGCAAAAAGGAGCATGCACAACTGAAGCGGGAACTTAGCGAAGCGACCAGCGCAC TCTCGAAAAATTGGTTAAAGACCTAA
- the LOC133839052 gene encoding uncharacterized protein LOC133839052 isoform X4 produces the protein MTTTTQTQEINTNGNDHQHVANAVATATATAVTATSTTNSSTTVNAMPKNVGAMGVAGTQRAAEAAAKRKKLKSRSATTATAATIAGTRAATAAATATLPLNKQKSSSSTNGSTREQYSKDHLDAWLENCLRDATNAQLSSSSEFLDFNPTTTANKSLFVAQAAAVQQQQQQQQQQQQQQQQQQQQQQQQFLMRSQSQPYNMGAAPPFSLGIQRHTQPPLSYRYPMLFPAQTNGYGMSFGLPAMHADGGQDFASLPPLVNMMGGFGAGSEQDQNSTDVLDGSGSNPNISRGFRFSDPCLLNPSDNDSKLSGQNTPECRNGNASGNGTTNGNGDLEHQNKFFAALMEQINILHETNSKICRNLHETKGAYTPGMMTDVVREVKEAARVREDAMLNRVKSMVEERQWSMNEGNVRTLRDIDELKSHVMQLRLERKDTNKRLNHLEAENKYLRQALASLYNQRQLSQHDIIYENDRARSARKAPLPFPNGAARRSQSLNLHYGTVHQAPAQATQSLDEDDEVELEDDDNEQLTGTLKRLSSSSNESRTNGTTKQMPQQPQQQLQSPPKFALITEQQQVAIAAATAQPPPLLPRKKEHAQLKRELSEATSARKEANQRIIAWV, from the exons ATGACAACCACAACGCAGACGCAAGAGATTAATACGAATGGCAACGACCATCAGCATGTGGCaaatgcagttgcaactgcaactgcaacagccgtcacagcaacaagcacaacGAACTCCAGCACGACGGTCAACGCAATGCCAAAGAATGTGGGCGCCATGGGCGTGGCAGGCACACAACGAG CTGCGGAAGCCGCCGCCAAGCGCAAGAAGCTAAAATCACGcagtgcaacaacagcgacagcggcaacaatTGCTGGAActagagcagcaacagcagcagcaaccgcaacgTTGCCATTGAACAAGcaaaagagcagcagcagtacaAATGGAAGCACTCGAGAGCAGTATTCCAAGGATCATTTAGATGCATGGCTGGAGAATTGCCTGAGGGATGCAACGAATGCACAGCTCTCGTCATCATCAGAGTTTCTCGACTTTAATCCAACAACGACTGCCAACAAATCGCTGTTCGTAgcccaagcagcagcagtacagcagcaacaacagcagcaacaacaacagcagcaacaacaacagcagcaacaacagcagcaacaacagcaatttctCATGCGTTCGCAATCGCAGCCGTATAATATGGGCGCGGCACCGCCCTTTAGCCTGGGCATACAACGC CACACGCAGCCGCCGCTTAGCTATCGCTACCCGATGCTGTTTCCGGCCCAAACCAATGGCTATGGCATGAGCTTCGGACTGCCGGCCATGCATGCGGATGGGGGTCAGGATTTCGCCAGTTTGCCGCCGCTGGTCAACATGATGGGAGGCTTTGGCGCTGGCTCCGAGCAAGATCAAAACTCGACGGATGTGCTcgatggcagcggcagcaatcCCAACATTAGTCGAGG CTTTCGGTTTAGTGATCCCTGTCTGCTGAATCCCTCGGATAATGACTCGAAGCTGAGTGGCCAAAATACACCAGAATGTCGCAATGGCAACGCCTCGGGCAATGGCACCACAAATGGCAACGGGGATCTGGAGCATCAGAACAAGTTTTTTGCCGCGCTGATGGAGCAGATAAACATATTGCACGAAACGAATTCGAAGATTTGTCGCAATCTGCACGAGACAAAAG gTGCCTACACGCCCGGCATGATGACGGATGTGGTGCGTGAGGTGAAGGAAGCGGCGCGCGTGCGTGAAGATGCCATGCTCAATCG TGTCAAATCAATGGTGGAGGAGCGTCAGTGGTCAATGAATGAGGGCAATGTGCGCACTCTACGTGATATCGATGAGCTGAAG TCACATGTGATGCAGCTGCGTCTGGAGCGCAAGGACACGAACAAGCGTCTCAATCATCTCGAGGCGGAGAACAAATATCTGCGTCAGGCTTTGGCCAGCTTGTACAACCAGCGGCAGTTGTCGCAGCATGACATCATCTACGAGAATGATCGCGCACGTAGCGCTCGCAAGGCACCGCTGCCATTCCCGAATGGCGCCGCACGACGCTCTCAATCCTTGAATCTCCACTATGGCACTGTGCATCAGGCACCGGCGCAGGCAACGCAATCGCTGGACGAGGACGATGAAGTGGAGCTGGAGGATGACGATAACGAGCAGTTGACCGGCACGCTTAAACGCTTGTCCAGCTCCAGCAATGAATCCCGCACCAATGGTaccacaaaacaaatgccgcagcagccgcaacagcagctacaaaGCCCGCCCAAGTTTGCGCTAATCacggagcagcagcaggtggcaattgcagcagcaacagcgcagccgccgccgctgtTGCCGCGCAAAAAGGAGCATGCACAACTGAAGCGGGAACTTAGCGAAGCGACCAGCGCACGTAAGGAGGCCAATCAGCGTATCATAGCGTGGGTGTAG